In the Glycine max cultivar Williams 82 chromosome 6, Glycine_max_v4.0, whole genome shotgun sequence genome, CCCTTAGAAAAGTCAATGCCCCAACATACATATAATCGTACAAAAGCCAAATTTTTTGGCTCTAATATCAAGGCTAAAGGAACCATTCAAATAGAGAGCATTACATGGCACTAGTGCATTGTGCATTCTCTTTCGCTGTGCTCAGGGGGcaggttaaacaaaaaaatgtctCATCTACGCACAcaagttaaacaagaaaaacaactcATGAACATCCAGGAAGCACATGAAACGATTGCACAACCTGTGTGCTCTGTGTGCAACAACACAAGACCAAAATTTGAATGCAACAAAAAGAGAGACTTCACCTATGCTGAGCTGTATGCATCCACACAAGGCTTTTCCCCAAAGAATTTTCTGTCTGAAGGGGGGTTTGGTTCTGTCTACAAAGGGACGTTGTATGGACAGAAGGTTGCTGTTAAGCTACTTAAACTTATGTGTGCAAACCACAAAGGAGAGAAGGAATTCAAGTCTGAAGTTGATGCACTCAGCAAAGCAAGGCATGAGAATGTGGTCAAACTGTTAGGATCATGCACCGAAGGGAATCATAGACTTCTTGTCTATGAATATGTCTGCAATGGTTCATTGGACCAACACTTATCACGTATGATgacaaaattaaaaccaaacTTAGATATATCAAATAATACTAAGAATAGTAATGTGAGCATCTCTTGATAATACATTATTGAGGTACTAAATTTTGGCTTCTTCTATGCAGAACATTCTCGTAAACCTCTTAGCTGGAAGGACAGGGTGAAAGTAGCTATTGGAGCCGCCGAAGGATTGCTATACCTGCATGAGAACAACATCATACATAGAGACATGACACCAAACAACATTCTTCTTACACATGATTATGATGTATTGGTAATAATATGCACAATCAATACTTTAGGATATATGTTATtgatataaacaaaatacatatacatattaCCTGGTCATTGAAAAAATGGagaactaatttattttattagcaaTGCTTCTGCTGCCTTTGTAGAACTGCAGTATCTACTCTCTACCATGCAGGCTTTCATTTATCATGGATTATAAGAAACACTAGTCTTCTATACATACACATTTAATTGCTACATGTTAATGATGGATGATCATTTAACAAGATCTTATAGTTCATTGTAATTTGATTCCACAGCCACTAGATTCTTTACCTCATGAACATGAAGTTTGAATGACaagttatttttatgttttatcagCTAGGGGATTTTGGTTTGGCTAGAACCGTACTCGAAGATTCCTCATACTCCACTGACTGTGTTGGGAATCTGACTTATATGGCACCAGAATATGCAGAATTTGGTAAAGTGTCAACTAAGACAGATGTGTATTCCTTTGGGGTGGTTCTGCTACAGCTAATAACTGGAATGAGGACCACAGACAAACGAGTTGGAGATAAAGGTCTAGTGGGATGGGTAAGAATCCGAGTAGTGAATAGAGTAAGCTTGATTCATATAACTGAGTgtcatttcttctttctttttgacATTACATGTTGTTCCGATCCGCTTAAGTCTCCTATGTACATTGCATGCTTGCATTAGTTATTATCAGAAAATCTCCCACTTGATGAGGCCTAACATCATGGAGTTCAAAGTAGATAAGAGGAGTACCATAGAAGATACTCATTgtattgattaaaattgattaaagatACATTGACAGTAGGTAAGggtttatatatagagagagagagcttaTTTCTTTAATACCTCTCTAATTAACTCTATATATAGAGCTCGTACTCGACTCTCATTTGTATTTAATTAGTTGTTTTAGTTAGTTGAAATTTGTTAGGAATGTGTGTAGTCGTTAATTACCTCTCTAATAAGATCTATAAATAGAGCTTCTTATACTCACTCTTATTTGTATCTCTTATAATATCAATCAATTCAATGAGATATTATCCTCAGAATTCTGACATGCATCACTAGGCTCACTGTACCCGATGTATTATTGGCTATGCCTCTTGTGGGTCTTCATGATTTTGTCCTTAAAAAGATGCCTCAAGAGTTATGGGAGGAGGGTGTTTATGAATTGCCTTTGGTCTCAATTCCTAAGGAGTATGAGAGACTTTTCAATGTGATGGAACACATGTAATGCTTGTGATTGTATTTATCTTAATTATTCTTCTGTTCACTTTAACTGGTTTTTTCCATTCACCATGTACTTTGAAGGAAAGTTGCATGTAATGACTATCAGAAGATGTAGTATTACAAATTCTTATAAAAACATAACAATGCAAATTCCAAGGATTTATTTTAGTtggtctttttttcttttctttttttttttttttttgcaggctAGACCACTACTAAAAGACTGGAAATGCCAATCACTTATTGATGGAAGGATGATAAACTCTCATGACTGCCATCAACTCTATTGGATGAGCCGTCTTGTTGGAAATTGTCTCCAGAGAGATCCTCAAAAGAGATTGAATATGAATACAGTAAGTCTACACTAGCTACAGTAGCTAGTTCTTTAACATTGGCATCAAAAGTTGTCATATTCTGCTGTTTTAGATTAGAAACATGATTCACGCCTCATGTCATCTTTTTATCTTCAATAGGATAAAAACTGCAGACTCATACTCGGGTTAGTGTTAGAAGTTCTTATGACAATCAGGCGTATATagtagaaattaaaagagtcatatataataataatctataatttgaaaaatcatgttagttaaaaataatttgaaaaccaattcaacTGCAATGGTCTAGTTTGAATCTGAAGTAACATGAACCAATTAATAAAATCAGTTCTATTAGATTTAGTTTAGATTATTGCTTTCATTGAATCAGTCTATTCCaataaaaatcctatatttactcacatgcatattttgtataTAGTGAAGACTAAACATCTTATGTGATAATTTGATTTTGTATATTATCATAGGTGGTCAGAGCTTTAAATCAGATAGGCCAAGGTTGTAGCTGCATTGTGCGGATAGACCATACGCTTGCCGAGTCAAGCCATTCTATTCCAAAAGATGATATACGGAGCTCTTAAGAATCAGAAGGTGGAAGTGAAACTACTTTGAATAAACTTCTTCATAAACACTTctagcaaaagaaaataagaagaaaatataaaacaaacttttctataaactaaaattaacttacacataaattaaaaatcatgttttagAAAAGTTAATACGAgagaatttttataaattaacttatgggcataagctaattttagattatgaaaaaagtcatttaattttttcttcttattattttctcttagaAATACTTAAGAAAATTTTTACCTGAACATGTCCATAGGAATTGTGGATCGCATAGGTAAcacaagaaagcaaaagaaaatagattGTGGATCGCATAGCTTAATGCTGGCTTCAAAGCCTTCAACCCCCTATCCCCAAAACACAATGCCTTAAGAAGAGTTTAATTATGTCCTATAGTTTCTCATTGCCAACATCATTATTCAATGTTATTAGTTCGTATTAAGCTGCTAGCTAGAAAAGTTTGAATTGATTCTCAATATCATTCCTCCATGTATGATGTAACAATTCCTTACGCAAATTCCACTATAATGTTAACGTTAACATATCATATTCATAACATGACTTTGAAAGGTTGTGGCTGCTATATCTTTCTATCTGCGATAACAAAGATAACCACATGGCAAACTACTGTTGAAACTTAAAACTTTTGTTTCTTCTGTTGAAACATGAAAAGCTTAACACGTATGTCTgaaaaacattaaatagagTCAGAATACTACTTCCAATAATTAAAACCTttgattttcttccaaaatcctAAAAAGCTCATGgcttttaatctctcaaatAACTTTCTTCGGTCccatatttattcttttatgctCTATCCGGTCCCCGAATTTATTTCATATCTTTTGAAATGCTATATTGGCACTTGTTTGATtaaataatgtgttttttttatcataatattgATATAAAGTAGTCTTCATAAAAAATGATGACTAATCTTTATCGGAAATCATCAACGCACACaaaatagatttattttttttaatataatttattttatattcaaagatAATTCGAATCACTTGGTTAAGGGACTAAGCTATTAGCACTTGTGTTAAAATTGTTGGTTGATCAAATGTGTTATAACACCACTATGTTCGTTTGTGTCAGTTAATTGGTTAAGTcaacaagttttatttttaacctcTTTCTAAGCTAACCGTTATTTTCTGTTACCTTAGTTGATATTTCTTTTAACAGTTTTTCAGTTATAATTGGCTAGCAGTTAGTTTGTTGGTTGTAGAGGCTATAAGTAGCTTAATCTGTATAGCTTCCTCGATCAGTGATTCAAGAAATCCATTgtattctctttctttctctcttatcaCTGAGAAAATCTGTAACTAAGTTGAGAGAGATTGTTATCACACAAGAGAAGTTGAGATCAATAATGGTGGCTGTTTTTAAATCcattgtgtttgttattattaattcttGAAGATTAAAGTTGTAGTGAATTCTCTATTCTTGACAGTTTCGAGTGACACTACGATGGACAATGAGAGACAAGAAAACTATATAAGTTAGTAGTATATTAATTGCTcgataaactatataaaaagTTTACTATGAAAGTTTATAAACcaacaaaataaagattaaattcCTAAAACCAAATACACTCTAAATGTAAGAAATTatcacaaattaaatatattaaaataaaatctataaatatgaaatcaaaattaattagattATCTTATCTATCTATACTACAAGGCAATCCCTAAAAGAAAATTCATTCAACACGTATCAATCATTCAAGCACAATCTGCCACATGTCAGCTTATTAAGCATCATTTGCTACATGTTAGTGTATTATTATCTATATCTATACTTTTCAAATAgacaattaataattttaagtttcAAATTCTTATTCTTATAAGTATTAGATAATTATCTGTAGTAAATAATCtgtattttagaaaattcttaattattatgaattataccaaaacattaaaaaaataacacactaTCATGGTCTTATACTAAATTATCAGTTAATGTACTTCAATTACtaagttataataataatcaatagCTTGGTATGATGGTCTGTCGTcaaatactaatttattttaaattattataagtatAATGACAAGCattgaaaaagttaaataatattaaaaatatttattgacaaaaaatattttaaaatagttctTGATAGAAATATTTACTtctaatatatgaaaaataaaatggatacatatttaatcattattttcgATGATCGGGTTTTAGGCagctatttaaattaaaatgatcagcctttaaatatttattttagaagctaatacaaattaaaacaaaatttcaatgaTCATCTTATATTCATGACTAttgttaccaaaaaaaaatcaattgtggCTAGAACGCATGTATACATTTCAGGAAACAGTTCAAGttaaaatggaaataaataaaattaaattaaatacaaaatcaaatacataatcttcatttaattatagaaataatttaaatcaatccTTGATATGGCAATTATATGTTCTTCAacaattaaatagaaaattaggAACATATTTTTggacatattttaaatttaaataagataattagTGCAAAATTATTACAGATTTTTTTCAAgaatatactttaaaatatttttcttcaatttctctctcaaaaaatctattttgtttccaaaatagaaatataaatgaaatcaaatataaattttttcatttaattataaaaataatttaaatcaaactttgATATGACAATTATGTTCGTCAacaattaaatagaaaattaggaaaaaaatttgggcatattttaaatttatataagggaattgatttagaaataACTTAATCAGTGAATAAATAACAAGTCTCAATCTtaatttgagtcctatgaataAGAATGCAGAaggttataaaatatttaaaataactcaATATCTTCCATAAAATGATTAacttaacaaataagataacttatttcttttagtaatatttttttagatttataatttatatttttgttaataacacaTCATATTTAGTTAACTTATTTAAACATTTATGACATGTAATTCatttaactaaatattttttaagaaatttttattgtgaCTCAAGTagctattttaaataatatgctttgattatgataaaaaaaattcacataacaTAAATGAACTTTTTAtctgctttctttttcttttgctacTAATTCTTGGATGCTTATATGTTGATTGTAATTGTCGATTAGTATCTCTCTTATGTtcaagataattatatttttttctcataaaatattatttatatattaatgtttttaataaatgtcatgtaaaattttaaatatttttttctaagtggtgatttttttataatagtacCCTTATATAAAAATCGTGGCTCCCCACGAGTCTGAATCCAATGCCATTACTAAGGATTGATGTAAAATTTTCCAATTCTATTAGGGGTCATTTAGCAATTTATTGGGACCGTGTTGTAATTTTTCCGTGACAACTAATGAATGTTTAGttgcaaattttataaattttatagacttattttagaaatttctcaaaattcataatttacatatttaggcttaaattgagtatttttttttttggtcaattTTATGATTGATTAAGGTCGATTCAATTTTTATACTCATTTTCCTCtataaaattgatataaaaaaagacaatagtaaaataaaaatatttttttacatgaaaaaaatttatatattttattccatTCATCTAGAGGTATccaaattttgatatattttggcaaggaaattttatttttttaattattaatttataaatctctcttattttcttaatcatagttatgtaaatttttcatttaagtgatcaaaatcactaattaaatttaattaaaatccaaaatattaatacttcaaataaattatattttcttatttaaatcagttaatatttcttaataatattattatttcccTCCTTGTCCACATGGGACAGAGCTGGATGgggaaagaaaacagaaaactaaGCACACCCCACGTCAGTGAAACGACAATGCGTTTAAGCTTTGGAAATGCAGAAGAAATAAGAAGTTTCTCTGCTATTTCTTCTACCTATACCGTGTTACTGTTAGTTAAGGCTTACTGAGTTGCAAGATTCACTTCAAATTATGCGTTTCGCTGATCGGCTTCTCATCAAATCAAACGACGTCGCAGTTCCTTGATTATTTCCTTTTGTTGATCCGTGGAATCGCGCACACGGTACCTCTTGAATTTCGTTTGGTTTCGGTGTTTAGGGTTTGGGAGGGGGATAACTATAGGATTGGATAATTTAGGAAAAAATGGGGTTTTGAGTGTGATCTTGGATACCCAATTGGTCGTTTAatcattttgatttgttttctagGGTGAAGATCTGTGAAATCAGGAATGCTGTTTTTTGTGTGAATGCTGCTAATTTAGTGATTGTAATGGTGGATTTGTGTTTCACAGGTGTTGGTGTGTGCTGTGAGGTAGAAAGAAGAATCCTAAATTGTGAGCAGCATGGTGAGTGTTGTTTTGTTGTGTGTTCATGTTTTGGTTCTGATCTTGTTGTTTATTGTTCTAACCTTGATTCGCTTGATTTGGTGTTGGTTGTGACCCTCTCTATTCTTATTTTCCTTTATGGGGGAactaaaacatgaaaacaaaacaaacagaaTTACCTTCTTGGAGCTTTCAAGCCTGCATGTAATGTCGTGATCACGTTTAACGACGGGAAGAACCGAAAGCAGGTAAGCAaccacttttattttttgtttttataatttctattatGGGAAGTAGTTGTATGTTCACATTGTGGCAattgtattttgtaataatgTTGCAAAAGGCAGAGGTTGATTCTAGTGAAAGTTCAGGGTGGTGGGAGGAGAATTGTGGTCTTTCTGTGGCTCGGCTTTTTGTCGCGTCATTGTAGTGTAAGATATATGTTCGCTTTGGTTGATATCCTTTCTTGTGGGTGTATAGGTcccttttaaaaaagaaaatggtcaAATGGTTACAGTCCCACTTTTCCAAAGTCAAGAAAACATTGCTGGGaaggtattttattttgttaatgttCATAATTTTGTACAGTTGAGTTGAAGTTAAACAGATGATGTTTTCAAATAACTTGATATATTGTCAACCTTACtgtattgattttttatatatctgCTGCCACGTTTAGATTACAATAGAACCAATGCAAGGGAAGAAGATTGATCACAATGGTGTAAAAGTTGAGCTCCTTGGACAGATAGGTTTGTACTTGACTAATCTTTTTAACTCTTATGTGTCTCGAAAGTCTCAATGGAGGAAAACAAAAGGAAGAAGTAGAATGAGTTGTAGTTTAAATTCCTTTTTGTCAGTATTATGAAACTGATTATGATAGcaaaattatattgtacttTGTAGCATTTTGGTGCACTTGCTTAAAGGAATTTACCTTGTCAATTATCATTCAAAATATATGATCCTCCATTTCCCCTGAAAGGAATTTTTCCATTATCTATTATTTTGTCTATTTGTATTGTATCACATGTATTAATTTTGTTCAATTACGATTGGAACTCTTAGGCATGTCACATTGTTATATTTGGATTGCATGTAAGATAGATGCATGATTTTCTGCATCTAATTGACCTTCATACCTTTAATAAGTctgaaatcatttaaaaattcagtCCAGCATTGAGGATGTATGCTACTCTGAAatttatattcattattttgttttgaattgttATTGAGGCTAAATATTCCAACTTGATAATACACAATCGACAGCTAGATTGTTGCTTTTCTGCTTAATCCCTTTGACTTTAGGATAAAGCATAAAAGGATATACATCTTAGGGAATATGATTGATTTATTATACTAAAGACTTTCAGTCCTATAGGCTATAGCTGTACGGAAAAAAAAGATGGACTGTCCTTATTTAAGCTTTCCATTTCAGTTttgtcaaaataatttatagacAATGTTTTCTTTGGATTTGTACCCACCCTTTTTTCTCTTGAGCATCTACAACTGAAACTGATATGATCTTCCTGACATTGATGATCTTATTTCAAATTTGAgcacttaaatattaattttacaatGTAACTGTTAAATTTTTCTTGGGTAATGACCACCAGAGAGAAATTTTCCATTCATCACTTGCTGTAAACATACACCGTTGTTGCTTCATTATTGCTTTGGTACTAATTTTTTGTTGTGactgttatcttttttttttactttattactGACTAAGTTCACTTTGGATTTTGTTTCACTGTGCAGAGATGTATTTTGACAGAGGAAATTTTTATGACTTTACTTCCCTTGGTAATTGAATGTTCCGCCGCTTCCATTCctgaataaaaatattctacCTGGTTGTAGTTAGCCTTTCATTTAATACAACTAATCCCATGAAATGCTTACTTATGCTGTTATGtagtaatatattttcattttattgtcTTTTGCAGTACGAGAACTAGATGTTCCTGGAGAAATCTATGAGAGGAAAACATATGCATTTGAATTTTCTACTGTTGAAATGCCATATGAAACATATAATGGGGTGAATGTAAGGCTTAGGTAAAATATCTTGAAGATCCATGGACTTGTCTGTTGTTATTTCTATGCATATGCTTTTTGTTTATTGTCTTTCTGGAATATTTGCTTTGCTAATAAGAGGATGGAGAGCTTGAATATGATATTATTGTGCATTTGCAATTTCCAGATATGTGTTGAAAGTGACCATTAATCGTGGCTATGCTGGAAGCGTAGTAGAATACCAGGATTTTGTGGTAAGTTCTCTATCAGTAAATAGAATTTGTGATTTCTAGTATGAGAtatcaaatttaatgttattttatcaaatctctGCATTTCATGGATAATATTGTGTTGGATGTAGTTGTAAAGTATATAATTTACACATGTACACTATTCCCCCCacctcaaaaaaataagtttgtaCTGTTTACATTTGGTGAAATCTGTTGAAGCTTTTAGATTCTTTTACAttaactttttattcttttatcttcatCCATCAGGTTCGCAACTATTCTCCACCTCCACAAATTAACAATAGCATCAAGGTGAGCACAATGACATGGAAATCAACTTTTAATGCTCTCTACCccataatatattcattttcagTGTAAAAACTGTAATAgtaattcattttcaaaattttctatcaattaaaaacaataatgacTTGGGAGCAATGATAATTTTCCATCAATGTCATCGACCTTACCCATTTCCTTTCAATGACCATTGTTAAAAGTATCTGCAGGCACATGTAGTTATTACTTTGCACTTCACCTTGCAACTTTGTTATTGGctacttttatttcttaattatattgcATAATATTATACATTATACCTTGCACAGATGGAAGTTGGAATTGAAGATTGTCTGCACATCGAATTTGAATACAACAAAAGCAAGTAAGCTGAATATTTTGATCGGGAGTGCTACCAACATAATCTCTGACAGATCCTTCTACATAAGCTAAATTTTATTGGAAACTACAAAATCATGATTAGGGaccattaaataagaaatgagatCCACAAAATTGtgcttttcaataaattttagccAATAATAATATTCAAAAGTGTGTGTTGGAGAATGTGTTGCTAGCATTTCAATACTTTTGATTGGCCATTTAACTGGAATAGTGTCTACTTTTTATGTCGCCTTTATCAGGTtgtttatcattatcatttagtTACCTGTCTCCTATGGAGTTTCTGTTTATAGCTTGGAGtgtgaaatatatttattgctttatgttgtttaatttattggCCTATGAATTTGTTTATCCTCTTGCATACCGCATATCTTGTTTAGACGTACTGTGCTTTTTGTGCATTTGGTTGAAGAGAATATTTTTCTctacaatttatattttattagggCAATAGAGTTGTAAATACTTATTAGGATTTACAACTTTTCAGGTATCATCTGAAAGATGTCATCATTGGCAAGATATACTTCTTACTTGTCAGAATCAAGATAAAAAACATGGATCTTGAGATTAGGCGTCGAGAATCCACAGGATCAGGGACCAACACCCATGTTGAGACAGAAACATTGGCTAAATTTGAGTTGATGGATGGTGCTCCTGTTAGAGGTAGGTTAACTTTGTAATTGGATGATACTTTTTGTAGTTTCTATTTACCATAAAAATAGTTTAGATCtatttatcatatatgtttTGATATCCTTTCGAGGGGAACCCTCCCTTTTGTATTTactgacttttaaaataatatttgtttgtaaGCAGTAATATCTCGTGTTTATACACCTTCATAAATCTTTTTGTATCCACTCTTCTACCAAACAggtgaaaatgtattttaatgGTTTTGTATTCCTAACATCTCATGCTTGCTATTAGCAAAACAAATTAGTTAAGACAAAAATCTCCAGCCATAGATGTCGATTTTAGTTACATAAAaatgtttgcattttttaaagtaaatataacGATAAATTACACTTGATAGATTAGTAAACTACACTGCAttccgctttattttaaaaatgattaattgtGAACTTTTGAAGAATCAATGAATATCATAGGTGAATTTTCAAAAAGCAATGGTAGGGTTGTTTAGAACTTCATTTCATATTGTGAACTTCTGAAATTAGTATTGAAGCTTCTAAAATTAGATTCTAGTGACTATGAAAGTTGCAGAGAGGATATGTCTTTAGGAGGCTTGATCATGGCTGTCATCACTGTTAAGaggtttttttatgttattatggGCTAAAATTTAAGCATCTCTTAAGGGAAGACAGTGTATCAAAATACAGAAAATTGTCAAACTTTACATAGTGGGGTCTCAACCCTAGATAAAAGATGGTTGTCTTAAGTAATTGATAGACAACTACAATTATCAAACTATGTCAAATAGCATTACTctaaatccctaaaataatatatttgtaaaatgtgttattgtttttgtagtATAGGCTATGATTGAAGACTTTCAAATAATTATGGAAAACAGAAAagcaatgagaaaaaaaaaatgtatagtaTGTTTTGGTTACAGTCTACGCAAAAGCTTCTGCAACAGATGTTGATTTCACCTATGTGAAATGCATTTTACCTTTAAATTAATGAGTTAATTTCAAAATAGTAACACAAAACTGATCAGCAGTATAAAGTAGTGTTAACACTAAAGGcgtttttcaataaatttctctGTAAGTACTtcttgaagaagaaaatgagaaggtaaaatgaattgaacttctctcataagttaaaattaacttgtgcactttaacttttataaaaactcTTCCGACTAACTTCTCCATAGCTTGAAGTgacaagttgattttaacttataagagaaattaaaatcattttaccttattttcttccctttcaAGTTCTTATGGAGAAGTTTATTCAAACTCAGGCCAAAACATGTCTACATCTGatgta is a window encoding:
- the LOC102663919 gene encoding putative serine/threonine-protein kinase encodes the protein MSHLRTQVKQEKQLMNIQEAHETIAQPVCSVCNNTRPKFECNKKRDFTYAELYASTQGFSPKNFLSEGGFGSVYKGTLYGQKVAVKLLKLMCANHKGEKEFKSEVDALSKARHENVVKLLGSCTEGNHRLLVYEYVCNGSLDQHLSQHSRKPLSWKDRVKVAIGAAEGLLYLHENNIIHRDMTPNNILLTHDYDVLLGDFGLARTVLEDSSYSTDCVGNLTYMAPEYAEFGKVSTKTDVYSFGVVLLQLITGMRTTDKRVGDKGLVGWARPLLKDWKCQSLIDGRMINSHDCHQLYWMSRLVGNCLQRDPQKRLNMNTVVRALNQIGQGCSCIVRIDHTLAESSHSIPKDDIRSS
- the LOC100813307 gene encoding vacuolar protein sorting-associated protein 26A, encoding MNYLLGAFKPACNVVITFNDGKNRKQVPFKKENGQMVTVPLFQSQENIAGKITIEPMQGKKIDHNGVKVELLGQIEMYFDRGNFYDFTSLVRELDVPGEIYERKTYAFEFSTVEMPYETYNGVNVRLRYVLKVTINRGYAGSVVEYQDFVVRNYSPPPQINNSIKMEVGIEDCLHIEFEYNKSKYHLKDVIIGKIYFLLVRIKIKNMDLEIRRRESTGSGTNTHVETETLAKFELMDGAPVRGESIPIRLFLSPYELTPTHRNINNKFSVKYFLNLVLVDEEDRRYFKQQEITMYRLQEETS